Proteins encoded within one genomic window of Salipaludibacillus agaradhaerens:
- a CDS encoding AAA family ATPase, whose translation MKSLNEEIMEVKEKLRKKEKWSHHLERLNDQIHIKEQKVAELSQRLTEEKEDVEKLHHFSIENIFSTLIGNKQEKLHKREQEVITAKLNYQDANQKLQELKKEHSDYSNRLKGVINAGIDYENLFDRKENLIHDEGSIWSEELFKITEKEADLSSMLVEYEEALAAGDKALKTLKEAAVSFDKAKNWSTVDMIGGGFITTAIKHNHVDGAKEKIHDAEVQLRHFKEELLDIQNQLNIELTIGDMLTFADYFFDGLIVDWLVHDKISQAADQIEKTISFVAATLTSLREDNKRHAKKLQELSIKRIEIIEHA comes from the coding sequence ATGAAGAGTTTAAACGAAGAGATAATGGAAGTAAAAGAAAAGTTACGAAAAAAAGAGAAGTGGTCACACCATTTAGAAAGATTGAACGATCAGATACATATAAAAGAACAGAAGGTAGCAGAATTGTCGCAGAGGCTAACTGAAGAAAAAGAGGACGTAGAAAAGCTACACCATTTTTCTATAGAAAATATTTTTTCTACATTGATTGGTAATAAACAAGAAAAACTGCATAAAAGAGAGCAGGAAGTTATCACTGCTAAATTGAATTACCAAGATGCTAATCAAAAGTTACAAGAGTTAAAAAAAGAACATAGTGACTACTCAAACAGGTTAAAAGGGGTCATAAACGCAGGGATAGACTATGAAAACTTGTTTGATAGAAAAGAAAACTTAATCCACGATGAGGGGAGCATATGGAGCGAGGAATTATTTAAGATAACGGAAAAAGAGGCAGACCTTTCTAGTATGTTAGTGGAGTATGAAGAAGCGTTAGCGGCAGGGGATAAAGCTCTTAAAACACTTAAAGAGGCAGCTGTTTCTTTTGATAAAGCTAAAAACTGGTCGACAGTTGATATGATTGGAGGCGGTTTTATCACAACAGCGATCAAGCATAATCATGTAGATGGTGCAAAAGAAAAAATTCATGATGCAGAAGTTCAACTTAGACATTTTAAAGAAGAATTGTTAGACATTCAAAACCAACTAAACATTGAGCTGACAATTGGAGACATGTTAACTTTTGCAGATTATTTCTTTGATGGGCTGATTGTAGATTGGTTAGTGCACGATAAGATTTCTCAAGCTGCAGATCAAATTGAGAAAACAATCAGCTTCGTTGCGGCAACTTTAACTAGCCTTCGCGAAGACAATAAGCGTCATGCAAAAAAATTGCAAGAATTATCTATTAAACGAATAGAGATTATAGAACATGCTTAA
- a CDS encoding gamma-glutamylcyclotransferase: MLGHSSVVFVYGTLREGDSNYHYLKNSVKLFNQARVRGSLYDTGNGYPAYIEKGEKWVYGELYAVSPWTLKQLDRLEGYSEGRPDNLYNRVKLPIETDISIIEGWIYTLDHQHEISLTNEIHFQDWRVHQWFNNFTEVKYFAYGSCMDTERIEKAGMLTPFSQRVETGKLTGYSMCYTLHREDGSRADIVETEDPSSSVEGIIYTLPKEAIDYLFSREGVFTGSYRATFVKVEINGVLHQDVLTFTVINKQAETCPPRHYGEEILRGAKGRLSDNYYEQLLTKLASLGYDHIDRDD; this comes from the coding sequence ATGCTTGGACATTCATCTGTCGTGTTTGTTTACGGTACGTTACGTGAAGGAGACAGTAATTATCATTATCTAAAAAATTCAGTGAAGCTATTCAACCAAGCGCGGGTAAGGGGCTCGTTATATGACACTGGGAATGGTTATCCAGCTTATATCGAAAAAGGGGAAAAGTGGGTTTATGGAGAACTTTATGCTGTCAGTCCGTGGACCCTGAAACAATTAGATAGATTAGAAGGATATAGTGAAGGGCGACCTGATAATTTATATAATCGCGTAAAGTTACCGATTGAAACAGACATAAGTATTATTGAGGGATGGATCTATACGTTAGATCATCAGCACGAAATATCACTTACTAACGAAATCCATTTCCAAGATTGGAGAGTACATCAATGGTTTAATAACTTTACTGAGGTTAAGTATTTTGCTTACGGTTCATGTATGGACACAGAACGTATTGAAAAAGCAGGTATGTTAACACCTTTTTCTCAGCGAGTCGAGACAGGTAAACTAACAGGGTATAGTATGTGTTATACGCTCCACAGAGAAGATGGGTCTAGAGCAGATATCGTTGAAACAGAAGACCCTTCCTCCTCTGTTGAGGGAATTATCTACACATTACCAAAGGAGGCCATTGACTATTTATTTTCTAGAGAAGGTGTCTTTACTGGCAGTTATCGTGCTACTTTTGTTAAAGTGGAGATAAACGGTGTTCTTCATCAAGATGTCTTAACATTTACCGTCATTAATAAACAAGCTGAGACTTGCCCACCACGTCATTATGGGGAAGAAATCTTGAGAGGGGCAAAAGGAAGATTGTCAGATAACTATTATGAGCAATTACTAACAAAACTGGCATCCTTAGGCTACGATCACATAGATAGAGACGATTAA
- a CDS encoding ribonucleoside-diphosphate reductase subunit alpha, which produces MTQGIAQKTNEHHVNNVLQNRFPHLTWEPYLRRIELHNDKTALITAALDQLTAEESDWTFVAANLYSLQLKEEIANNRGIPAYEQFGSLITKLVNDGFYQKELLNVYTTEDYALMESWIDETKDQLFTYIGLKTLADRYLARSHDGRLLELPQERFMVIAMSLMKNEAEAKRLDLVKEAYWALSNLYMTVATPTLANAGKTHGQLSSCFIDTVDDSLRGIFDSNTDAATVSKNGGGLGIYLGKIRARGSSIKGFKGTSSGVLPWMKQLNNTAVSVDQLGQRQGAIAVYLDVWHKDIFPFLDAKLNNGDERQRTHDLFTGVCLPDLFMEKVEAREDWHLFDPHEVREVMGFSLEDFYDEEQGKGSFREHYEQCVANEDLSSERVPAIDIMKRIMIAQLETGTPYMFYRDTVNRMNPNKHKGMIYSSNLCTEIMQNMSSTTVQEEISADGEIITKKQAGDYVVCNLSSISLAKAVKDDVIERLINIQVRMLDNVIELNTIEVPQAQITNQKYRAIGLGTFGWHHLLADKKIAWETEEAVQYADELYEDIHFYTVKASMELAKEKGAYPAFKGSDYETGEYFTSRDYKSDRWTSLQHAVSENGLRNGYLLAVAPNSSTSLIAGSSASIDPIFKKEYAEEKKNYKIPVTAPGLSKENTWYYKAAHTIDQLWSIKQNGARQKHIDQSVSFNLYVTNNIRAKELLELHVSAWKNGLKTTYYVRSTSSELEDCESCSS; this is translated from the coding sequence ATGACACAAGGGATAGCACAAAAGACAAATGAACATCACGTTAACAACGTCTTGCAAAATCGATTTCCTCATTTAACATGGGAGCCGTATTTAAGACGAATTGAATTGCACAATGACAAAACAGCCCTTATTACTGCAGCGTTAGATCAGCTTACAGCTGAGGAATCCGATTGGACATTCGTTGCGGCAAACTTATATTCTTTGCAGCTTAAAGAGGAAATAGCGAACAATCGAGGTATTCCTGCTTATGAACAATTCGGTTCATTAATTACAAAGCTTGTAAATGATGGTTTTTATCAAAAAGAGCTTCTCAACGTTTACACAACAGAAGATTATGCACTGATGGAAAGCTGGATAGATGAAACTAAAGATCAGCTCTTTACATATATTGGACTCAAAACATTAGCTGATCGTTATCTGGCTCGTTCTCACGATGGCCGTTTACTTGAATTGCCACAAGAGCGATTCATGGTAATTGCTATGAGCCTTATGAAAAACGAAGCTGAAGCTAAGCGACTTGACCTTGTTAAAGAAGCTTACTGGGCCCTGTCTAATCTCTATATGACTGTGGCAACACCGACGTTAGCGAATGCTGGAAAAACACACGGACAGTTGTCAAGTTGTTTTATTGACACAGTCGATGATAGTTTACGAGGTATTTTCGATAGTAATACAGATGCCGCTACAGTGAGTAAAAATGGCGGAGGCTTAGGTATTTATCTAGGTAAAATTAGAGCGAGAGGGTCATCTATTAAAGGGTTTAAAGGAACATCCTCAGGCGTGTTACCATGGATGAAGCAGTTAAACAATACAGCTGTTAGCGTAGATCAATTAGGTCAAAGACAAGGTGCTATTGCGGTTTACTTAGATGTTTGGCATAAAGATATTTTTCCTTTTCTAGACGCTAAATTAAATAATGGTGATGAACGTCAACGAACGCATGATTTGTTCACTGGTGTGTGTCTTCCAGATTTATTTATGGAAAAAGTTGAAGCGCGTGAAGACTGGCATTTGTTTGATCCACATGAAGTTAGAGAAGTTATGGGGTTCTCTCTAGAGGATTTTTATGATGAAGAACAAGGCAAGGGGAGTTTCCGTGAGCATTATGAACAATGTGTAGCGAATGAAGACCTTTCATCAGAGCGTGTTCCTGCCATCGACATTATGAAACGCATTATGATCGCTCAACTTGAAACGGGCACACCTTATATGTTTTATCGGGATACCGTTAATCGGATGAATCCTAACAAACATAAAGGTATGATTTACTCTTCTAATTTGTGTACAGAAATTATGCAAAATATGAGCTCTACTACTGTACAAGAAGAAATTAGTGCTGATGGTGAGATTATTACTAAAAAGCAAGCAGGAGATTACGTGGTGTGTAATTTAAGTTCTATTTCACTGGCTAAAGCAGTAAAGGATGATGTCATTGAAAGGCTTATAAACATACAAGTCCGCATGCTCGATAACGTGATTGAATTGAATACGATTGAAGTTCCACAAGCACAAATAACGAATCAAAAATATCGCGCTATTGGATTAGGCACGTTTGGATGGCATCACTTATTGGCCGACAAAAAAATAGCTTGGGAAACAGAAGAGGCTGTGCAGTATGCTGATGAACTGTACGAAGATATTCATTTTTATACAGTGAAAGCAAGTATGGAACTGGCGAAAGAAAAAGGAGCCTATCCTGCGTTTAAAGGCTCTGACTATGAAACGGGCGAATATTTTACCTCACGGGATTATAAGAGTGACCGTTGGACAAGCTTACAACACGCCGTCAGTGAAAATGGGTTACGGAATGGCTATCTTTTAGCTGTTGCTCCTAATTCAAGTACATCACTTATTGCTGGATCTTCCGCATCAATCGATCCTATTTTTAAGAAGGAATATGCTGAAGAGAAAAAGAATTATAAAATTCCTGTTACAGCACCTGGATTATCTAAAGAAAATACGTGGTATTATAAAGCAGCTCATACGATTGATCAACTTTG